Proteins encoded in a region of the Streptomyces sp. NBC_01471 genome:
- a CDS encoding MFS transporter, with amino-acid sequence MTTARSSDGFSPARRVGRAVGHALHRPFTGTAKGIRRATNAHGAGESGLGKLIELHAVNSAGDVMITVALASTVFFSVPTDQARGRVALYLLVTMAPFALLAPVIGPLLDRLPHGRRAAMAAAMLARAVLALVMSGAVATGGLELYPAALGVLVASKAYGVVRSAVVPRLLPPRFSLVKANSRVTLGGLLATGVGAMIGAGLHRIGSAWPLYGASAVFLFGAFLAFTLPRKVDSAKGEGRARLMEEADGRKPSLRTVGPSVLNGLVANSALRSLSGFLIFFLAFLLREHPMAGQNAAVSLAIVGVAAGGGNALGTAVGALLRSRGPEIMIATLLGVALGTAVLTAVFFVSVMVTVLAAMAGFAQALAKLSLDAMIQRDVPETVRTSAFARSETVLQLAWVVGGAIAMVLPLNGVLGASVGAALVAVGAITTVRGLLTAARRGSPHPRVA; translated from the coding sequence GTGACCACCGCAAGGTCGTCCGACGGATTCAGCCCGGCGCGCAGGGTGGGGCGGGCCGTCGGTCATGCCCTCCATCGGCCGTTTACTGGTACCGCAAAAGGGATCAGACGGGCGACGAACGCTCATGGGGCGGGCGAGTCGGGCCTCGGCAAACTGATCGAGCTGCACGCCGTGAACAGCGCGGGTGACGTGATGATCACGGTTGCGCTGGCCTCGACCGTCTTCTTCTCCGTACCGACCGACCAGGCCCGCGGCCGTGTCGCGCTCTACCTCCTGGTCACCATGGCGCCGTTCGCGCTGCTCGCCCCGGTGATCGGCCCGCTGCTCGACCGGCTGCCGCACGGCCGCCGGGCCGCGATGGCCGCCGCGATGCTGGCCAGAGCGGTCCTCGCGCTCGTCATGTCGGGGGCCGTGGCCACCGGCGGCCTGGAGCTCTATCCGGCGGCGCTGGGCGTCCTGGTGGCGTCGAAGGCGTACGGCGTGGTGCGCAGCGCGGTGGTCCCCCGGCTGCTGCCACCACGTTTCTCGCTGGTCAAAGCCAACTCCCGGGTCACGCTCGGGGGGCTGCTCGCGACCGGCGTGGGGGCGATGATCGGGGCCGGGCTGCACCGGATCGGCTCCGCCTGGCCGCTCTACGGGGCGTCCGCCGTCTTCCTGTTCGGGGCGTTCCTGGCGTTCACGCTGCCCCGCAAGGTGGACTCCGCGAAGGGCGAGGGCAGGGCCCGGCTGATGGAGGAGGCCGACGGGCGCAAGCCGTCGCTGCGCACGGTCGGACCCTCCGTGCTGAACGGTCTGGTGGCGAACTCCGCGCTGCGCTCGCTCTCCGGCTTCCTGATCTTCTTCCTGGCCTTCCTGCTGCGCGAGCACCCGATGGCCGGTCAGAACGCCGCCGTGTCGCTGGCCATCGTGGGCGTGGCGGCCGGCGGGGGCAACGCGCTGGGCACGGCCGTCGGCGCGCTGCTGCGCTCGCGCGGGCCCGAGATCATGATCGCCACGCTGCTCGGGGTGGCGCTGGGCACCGCGGTGCTCACGGCCGTCTTCTTCGTCTCGGTGATGGTGACGGTGCTGGCCGCGATGGCCGGGTTCGCGCAGGCGCTGGCCAAGCTGTCGCTGGACGCGATGATCCAGCGGGATGTGCCGGAGACGGTCAGGACCTCGGCGTTCGCCCGGTCCGAGACGGTGCTCCAGCTGGCGTGGGTGGTGGGCGGCGCCATCGCGATGGTCCTGCCGCTGAACGGCGTGCTGGGCGCCTCGGTGGGGGCCGCGCTGGTCGCGGTGGGTGCGATCACGACCGTACGGGGGCTCCTGACGGCGGCGCGGCGCGGCTCGCCGCACCCCCGCGTGGCGTGA
- a CDS encoding DUF3027 domain-containing protein, which yields MSAATTRSRTPDRLCAEAVDLAREAAEEAAFPGVVGEHVSVVAEGDRVVTHYFECKEPGYRGWRWAVTVARASRAKLVTLDETVLLPGSDSLLAPEWVPWSERLRPGDMGPGDLLPTEAEDLRLEPGFSGEDAPPPNSVLSDELAERVEAEDAEVIDRTAVPARGTVAAVAEELGMRRARVLSRYGLHQAADRWDEEYGAKTPMAQAAPASCVTCAFLVPLSGSLRQAFGVCGNEFGPADGHVVSLSYGCGGHSEAAVMPKPPRPAPLVLDSTAADPFALRPDPEGGSVSVSAEAASGADDLGHS from the coding sequence GTGAGTGCTGCGACGACGAGAAGCCGTACCCCTGACCGCCTGTGCGCCGAGGCGGTCGACCTCGCCCGTGAGGCGGCGGAGGAAGCTGCCTTCCCCGGGGTGGTCGGCGAACACGTCTCTGTGGTGGCCGAGGGCGACCGGGTGGTCACCCACTACTTCGAGTGCAAGGAACCCGGTTACCGGGGCTGGCGCTGGGCGGTGACGGTCGCCCGGGCATCCCGGGCGAAGCTCGTCACGCTCGACGAGACGGTCCTGCTGCCCGGCTCCGACTCGCTGCTGGCCCCCGAGTGGGTGCCGTGGAGCGAGCGGCTGCGCCCCGGCGACATGGGCCCCGGCGACCTGCTGCCCACCGAGGCGGAGGACCTGCGCCTGGAGCCCGGCTTCTCGGGCGAGGACGCGCCGCCGCCCAACTCCGTGCTCTCCGACGAGCTGGCGGAGCGGGTCGAGGCGGAGGACGCCGAGGTCATCGACCGCACCGCGGTCCCGGCCCGCGGCACGGTCGCCGCGGTCGCCGAAGAGCTGGGGATGCGGCGGGCGCGGGTGCTGTCCCGGTACGGCCTGCACCAGGCGGCGGACCGCTGGGACGAGGAGTACGGCGCGAAGACCCCGATGGCCCAGGCGGCCCCGGCCTCCTGTGTGACGTGTGCCTTCCTGGTCCCGCTCTCCGGTTCGCTGCGGCAGGCCTTCGGGGTCTGCGGCAACGAGTTCGGCCCGGCGGACGGGCATGTGGTGTCGCTGTCGTACGGCTGCGGCGGGCACTCGGAGGCGGCGGTCATGCCGAAGCCGCCGCGGCCCGCGCCGCTGGTACTGGACTCGACCGCCGCGGACCCGTTCGCACTGCGCCCGGACCCGGAGGGCGGCTCGGTCTCCGTCTCGGCGGAGGCGGCGTCGGGGGCCGACGACCTGGGGCATTCCTGA